One Spinacia oleracea cultivar Varoflay chromosome 4, BTI_SOV_V1, whole genome shotgun sequence DNA segment encodes these proteins:
- the LOC110791429 gene encoding putative 4-hydroxy-4-methyl-2-oxoglutarate aldolase 2: MASVATAEVCDANTHLIQSGELRALQPIFQIYGRRQVFSGPIVTVKVFEDNVLIRDFLEEKGNGRVLVVDGGGSLRCAILGGNPVQQAQNNGWSGIVVNGCIRDVDEINGCDIGVRALASHPMKANKKGLGEKNVPVTVAGTRISDGEWLYADTDGILISRSEPSV, from the exons ATGGCTTCTGTCGCAACAGCTGAAGTATGCGATGCTAACACACATCTAATCCAGAGTGGTGAGTTACGAGCCTTACAGCCAATCTTTCAGATATATGGACGCCGTCAAGTCTTCAGCGGACCAATAGTAACCGTCAAGGTATTCGAGGACAACGTTTTGATTCGTGATTTTCTCGAGGAGAAAGGTAACGGTAGAGTTCTTGTTGTGGATGGTGGAGGGAGTTTAAGATGCGCCATATTGGGAG GTAACCCGGTACAGCAAGCACAGAACAACGGGTGGTCAGGAATAGTTGTGAATGGTTGTATCAGAGACGTTGATGAAATCAACGGATGTGATATTGGTGTTCGGGCTTTGGCTTCTCATCCTATGAAGGCGAACAAGAAAGGTTTAGGGGAGAAGAATGTGCCAGTAACGGTTGCTGGAACGAGGATTAGTGATGGTGAATGGCTTTATGCTGATACTGATGGGATTCTGATTTCAAGGTCTGAACCTTCTGTTTGA
- the LOC110791430 gene encoding uncharacterized protein gives MVRRTSRAAEDADDLTHVPLQAILLADSFATKFRPITLERPKVLLPLVGIPMIDYSLEWLESAGVEEVFVFCCAHSKQVIQHLAKSQWLKNPDMAVTTIESHNSISAGDAMRVIYERNVIHGDFVLVTGDTVSNMSLAEALQEHKDRRKKDSNAVMTMVVKKSKPSPITHQSRLGTDELFVAINPDTKQLLSYEDNANPIDKSLLSDNSSISLRNNMQDCYIDICAPEVLSLFTDNFDYQHLRRDFLKGLLVDEITDYKIYTHEIHSSYAAKVENFRSYDTISKDIIHRWTYPLVPDVQYFGSSAVKLGRQGVYSASDIGLSSNAQIGPFTLIGKGTSVGSNSKVSNSIIGEGCKIGSNVSIEGSHIWNNVTIEDGCKLKHAILCDGVVMKARAVLEPGVILSFKVVIGKDFVVPAYSKVSLYEQPIFQDSDEELEYADSSNGMAEISSISASTGMPDGELVSRAAEASEVGADGAGYIWSVFEGREEEWRHSVAPISEDKLAELLQAADDVLDVPHVENHQHSEELVAPSIDPENLTDDNIDEFEKEVEATFQRAVQENIKDDNVVLEVNSLRLSYNMAAADCAGALFYSVMKLAVETPHSSISELLHNVTRLIRKWAKLLKYYLSSIDEEIEVILKFEEMCTESTKELSPLFTKVLQFLYEDVDLIQEEAILSWESEKMGADEVDRVFLKQAEPFIQWLKTAQEEDSEEEE, from the exons ATGGTGAGAAGGACGAGCAGAGCTGCAGAGGATGCAGATGACCTCACTCATGTCCCTTTACAAGCTATTCTTCTGGCCGATAGTTTCGCCACCAAATTCCGCCCTATTACCCTCGAACGCCCCAAG GTACTCCTACCTTTGGTTGGCATTCCGATGATAGACTACTCCTTGGAATGGCTGGAATCAGCTGGGGTGGAAGAAGTTTTCGTGTTTTGTTGTGCCCATTCAAAGCAAGTGATTCAACACTTGGCGAAGTCCCAGTGGTTGAAAAATCCGGACATGGCAGTGACAACCATCGAGTCACACAATTCAATCAGTGCTGGAGATGCCATGCGCGTGATATATGAACGCAATGTG ATACACGGAGATTTTGTTCTTGTTACTGGGGACACAGTAAGCAACATGTCACTGGCAGAGGCACTTCAGGAACACAAAGACAGGAGGAAGAAAGATAGTAATGCTGTGATGACTATGGTCGTTAAAAAATCGAAGCCCTCACCAATTACCCACCAATCACGACTGGGCACAGACGAGCTGTTCGTGGCAATTAACCCAGATACAAAACAGCTATTGTCTTATGAGGATAACGCAAACCCTATTGACAAGTCATTGCTGAGTGATAACTCCTCAATTTCTTTGCGTAATAACATGCAG GACTGCTACATTGATATATGTGCCCCAGAAGTCCTCAGTCTTTTCACAGACAATTTTGATTATCAGCATCTTCGTCGTGATTTTCTGAAGGGACTACTCGTAGATGAG ATTACGGATTACAAAATTTATACTCATGAAATTCATTCAAGTTATGCGGCTAAAGTTGAGAATTTCAGAAGCTATGATACCATCAGTAAAGATATAATTCACAGATGGACTTACCCCCTGGTACCTGACGTCCAATATTTTGGAAGTTCTGCGGTGAAACTTGGAAGACAAGGAGTGTACAGCGCATCAG ATATAGGTTTATCGAGTAATGCCCAAATTGGTCCCTTTACCCTTATTGGTAAGGGAACCTCTGTTGGCAGCAACAGTAAAGTTTCAAACTCAATCATTGGGGAAGGGTGCAAGATTGGCTCAAATGTTTCAATAGAAGGTTCGCATATCTGGAATAACGTAACAATTGAAGATGGCTGTAAACTAAAGCATGCAATTTTATGTGATGGGGTGGTCATGAAGGCTAGAGCAGTTCTGGAACCTGGTGTCATCTTGTCATTTAAG GTTGTTATTGGGAAAGACTTTGTAGTTCCTGCGTACTCTAAGGTCTCATTGTATGAACAACCAATTTTTCAAGATAGTGACGAAGAGTTGGAATACGCAGACAGCAGCAATGGAATGGCAGAAATTTCGT CGATCAGTGCTTCAACAGGAATGCCAGATGGGGAGTTAGTATCCAGAGCTGCTGAAGCTTCCGAG GTTGGCGCTGATGGTGCTGGTTACATCTGGTCAGTTTTTGAAGGACGTGAAGAAGAATGGCGACATTCTGTTGCACCTATATCTGAAGACAAGTTAGCTGAGCTCTTGCAAGCTGCTGATGACGTCTTGGATGTGCCTCATGTAGAGAACCATCAGCATTCTGAAGAGTTGGTTGCACCTAGTATTGATCCTGAAAATCTTACTGACGATAACATAGACGAGTTTGAAAAAGAG GTTGAAGCAACTTTCCAAAGAGCTGTGCAAGAAAATATCAAGGATGACAATGTGGTATTGGAAGTAAATTCGCTGCG TTTATCATACAATATGGCTGCTGCAGATTGTGCCGGGGCACTATTCTATTCAGTGATGAAATTGGCTGTAGAAACACCACACAGTTCAATTA GCGAACTCTTACACAATGTGACCAGATTGATCAGAAAATGGGCGAAGCTTTTGAAGTACTATCTATCATCCATAGATGAAGAG ATTGAAGTGATACTAAAGTTTGAAGAAATGTGTACGGAGTCCACCAAGGAACTGTCTCCTTTATTTACTAAG GTTTTACAATTTCTTTACGAGGACGTTGATCTCATCCAAGAAGAAGCAATACTATCTTGGGAATCCGAAAAAATGGGAGCAGATGAAGTAGACAGAGTATTCTTGAAGCAAGCTGAACCATTCATTCAA TGGCTAAAAACCGCACAGGAAGAGGATTCCGAGGAAGAGGAATGA
- the LOC110791431 gene encoding seipin-1 yields MAEEKGGLGEIISITNWFPSLVETQVDLIATTFTSILTTFPTPSFSLSSSTIYKHPHSQAQTAETQAQKVVRKVGYGILGAVYAAMVLALVMAVAVILGVLLVNLWVEKPVVVREKLYFDYTDANPSAVFVFGGNRYGKHGGGGVPVGHTFHVSVVLVVPDSDYNRDIGVFQLMAEVVATNGKLIARSSQPSMLQFHSYPIRLMRTFIMSFPILLGISRETQTIKVQMLRYKEDNLLRTDAVKITLMPRAGTPYYLPQIYEAEILMHSKLPRVKELVYNWKWTFYVWTSLSIYVLLLVLLLNFFKTLLVSPFLQANGRERETEAVAGEVQRPVAKVREGREFSDTLRKWQQYRRKRKSALLSRSTFTDDSGGSTSASSYTIIKDDFEPPTTEEDVGDSESVCM; encoded by the exons ATGGCGGAAGAAAAAGGCGGATTAGGAGAAATAATATCCATAACAAACTGGTTCCCGTCACTAGTCGAAACCCAAGTTGATTTAATTGCCACCACCTTCACCTCCATCCTTACCACCTTCCCTACtccctcattttctctctcctcatccaCCATCTACAAACACCCTCATTCTCAGGCTCAAACGGCCGAGACTCAAGCTCAGAAGGTGGTTCGGAAAGTTGGGTATGGGATTCTCGGCGCGGTGTACGCGGCGATGGTTCTGGCTTTGGTCATGGCGGTGGCGGTGATTCTTGGGGTATTGCTGGTTAATCTCTGGGTGGAGAAGCCGGTGGTTGTTAGGGAGAAGTTGTACTTTGATTACACTGATGCCAACCCTTCTGCGGTGTTTGTTTTTGGCGGGAATAGATATGGTAAGCATGGCGGCGGCGGTGTTCCGGTTGGTCATACTTTTCATGTTTCCGTTGTGCTGGTGGTTCCTGATTCTGATTATAACCGTGATATTGGTGTTTTTCAG TTGATGGCAGAAGTCGTGGCAACCAACGGGAAACTTATAGCTCGGTCAAGCCAACCATCGATGCTACAATTCCATAGCTATCCTATTAGACTAATGCGGACCTTCATAATGAGCTTCCCGATACTGCTCGGAATATCCCGGGAGACTCAGACTATCAAGGTCCAAATGCTCCGGTACAAGGAGGACAACCTTTTGAGGACGGACGCAGTTAAAATTACGCTTATGCCCCGAGCTGGGACTCCTTATTACCTACCTCAAATATACGAGGCCGAGATTCTAATGCACTCCAAGTTACCTAGAGTGAAAGAGTTGGTCTACAATTGGAAGTGGACATTTTACGTGTGGACTTCGTTGTCTATCTACGTTTTGCTACTCGTACTCCTCCTTAACTTCTTCAAAACGTTGTTGGTTTCCCCGTTCTTGCAGGCTAATGGTCGGGAAAGAGAAACGGAGGCCGTTGCAGGAGAAGTGCAACGACCGGTGGCGAAAGTGCGAGAAGGGAGGGAATTCTCGGACACGCTTAGGAAATGGCAACAATATAGGCGGAAGAGGAAGTCCGCTCTTTTGAGTAGGAGTACTTTTACGGACGATAGTGGTGGTTCGACATCCGCCTCGAGTTATACGATAATTAAAGACGATTTTGAGCCGCCTACCACGGAAGAAGACGTCGGTGACTCGGAATCGGTGTGCATGTGA
- the LOC110791432 gene encoding WRKY transcription factor SUSIBA2, with protein MADTEEGLDEWRELMMGSKGLFSGFAPQNCGTESMNEFFNGEAIENSLNFENGSNCSNIVNNSSVIKNGMSIAERRAMKCGFSASKICTPRFRTSGLLSSPGGGGSCSPFMTVASGISPHTLLESPMLLPNSQLSPTTGSFASRPIKEEFQMLISESSLDAEKGSDGGSSIMFKPHTETTSLAGFHDEDNQLCKDVCTDSHYGYSPPERKPLDDLIVNSNSSTFQPCESNIVACPQMTHENGSPMGDDSGTHQIDQEYHDSLDGGQNGIYPNTETARIAEDGYNWRKYGQKQVKGSEYPRSYYKCTHPNCPVRKKVERSLDGHITEIIYKNAHSHPKPQQCRKLTSGLLPFNETSSELGDGNGNGSCMKVNGVWRSTQSGYNNGVVSDWGKTDGLVEMTSSTSALTEISDLLSTNQGKPMGVFESAGTPEFSSTPATHEDDEEDAATQGGGFLIGHDSEIEPDLKRRKKDGCFAEASLGSRAVREPRVVVQVESEIDILDDGYRWRKYGQKVVKGNPNPRSYYKCTTPGCTVRKHVERSAESLKFIITTYEGKHNHEIPAARNSAHLNSGTGNLPASSTNTQTALALPRNSHLLPKPEPHSQDFPLHFDTKIECNNDFYSPNFFGNPPFYQMKFPAMPNNTQYAPFGLSNHHPGYASSSIVPSISELSFPLSLGYPRSSIAGYCNPEIEQSHSSNQSLYAAGHHQLSESDVKFLRPKQERMDDSFETGLNYIDHTNTSSSVYNHAMGNFRP; from the exons ATGGCAGATACCGAAGAAGGATTAGATGAATGGAGGGAATTGATGATGGGTTCCAAGGGATTATTCTCAGGTTTTGCACCTCAGAATTGTGGAACTGAATCTATGAACGAGTTTTTCAATGGTGAAGCAATCGAGAACTCGTTGAATTTCGAAAATGGATCGAATTGCTCGAACATTGTCAATAATTCTAGTGTGATTAAGAATGGTATGAGCATAGCTGAGAGGAGAGCAATGAAGTGTGGGTTTAGTGCTTCCAAGATTTGTACCCCTCGATTTAGGACTAGTGGCCTGTTGTCTTCtcctggtggtggtggttcttGTTCACCTTTTATGACAGTAGCATCTGGTATTAGTCCACATACATTGCTCGAATCTCCAATGTTGCTGCCAAATTCACAG TTATCTCCAACAACTGGATCTTTTGCATCACGCCCTATTAAAGAAGAGTTTCAGATGTTGATTTCAGAATCATCTTTGGATGCAGAAAAGGGAAGTGATGGTGGTTCTTCTATCATGTTTAAGCCTCATACTGAAACCACTTCTTTGGCCGGTTTTCATGACGAAGATAATCAG TTGTGTAAAGATGTTTGCACGGACAGTCATTACGGTTACTCACCACCTGAAAGAAAACCTTTGGATGACCTGATTGTTAATTCAAACTCATCTACTTTTCAACCATGCGAGTCAAACATTGTTGCCTGTCCTCAAATGACACACGAAAATGGTTCTCCCATGGGAGATGATTCAGGGACCCACCAAATCGATCAAGAATATCACGATTCTTTGGACGGGGGCCAGAATGGAATATACCCTAATACTGAAACTGCAAGAATTGCTGAAGATGGTTACAATTGGAGGAAATATGGTCAGAAACAGGTCAAGGGTAGTGAATATCCTAGGAGTTACTATAAATGTACCCATCCAAACTGTCCAGTGAGAAAAAAGGTCGAACGTTCTCTTGATGGACACATTACAGAAATCATCTATAAGAATGCACACAGTCATCCGAAGCCACAACAATGTCGGAAGTTAACATCGGGGTTATTACCATTCAATGAAACGTCATCAGAGCTAGGtgatggtaatggtaatggttcTTGTATGAAAGTTAATGGTGTGTGGAGAAGTACACAATCTGGGTATAACAATGGTGTTGTGTCAGACTGGGGAAAAACTGATGGGTTGGTGGAGATGACATCATCAACATCCGCTCTGACTGAAATTTCTGATCTACTTtcaaccaatcaaggaaagccgATGGGTGTGTTTGAGTCAGCAGGGACACCGGAGTTCTCATCAACGCCGGCTACTCatgaagatgatgaagaagatgcTGCCACTCAAGGAGGAGGCTTTTTGATTGGACATGACAGTGAAATTGAACCTGACTTGAAAAGAAG GAAGAAAGACGGATGTTTTGCCGAGGCAAGTTTAGGTTCTAGGGCTGTCCGTGAACCAAGAGTTGTTGTTCAGGTAGAGAGCGAAATTGATATACTTGATGATGGGTATCGCTGGCGCAAGTATGGGCAAAAGGTTGTTAAGGGAAATCCGAATCCAAG GAGCTACTACAAATGTACAACTCCTGGATGCACTGTCAGGAAACACGTGGAGAGGTCCGCAGAGAGTCTGAAGTTTATCATAACAACCTACGAAGGGAAGCACAATCATGAAATCCCAGCTGCTAGAAACAGTGCTCATTTAAATTCAGGGACTGGAAATTTGCCTGCATCTTCAACTAATACACAGACAGCCCTAGCATTACCAAGAAACTCTCATCTCCTCCCTAAACCCGAACCTCACTCTCAAGATTTCCCCCTTCATTTTGATACAAAAATCGAGTGCAACAATGACTTTTACAGTCCTAACTTTTTTGGCAATCCACCATTTTACCAAATGAAATTCCCTGCCATGCCAAACAACACTCAATATGCTCCTTTTGGTTTGAGTAACCACCATCCGGGTTATGCCAGTAGTAGTATTGTACCGTCCATTTCAGAGCTTTCTTTCCCGCTTTCACTAGGGTATCCCCGCTCATCAATTGCTGGTTATTGCAACCCTGAGATTGAGCAATCACATTCTTCAAATCAATCCTTGTATGCAGCAGGACATCATCAACTCAGTGAAAGTGATGTCAAATTCTTGAGGCCTAAACAGGAACGGATGGATGACTCATTTGAGACAGGCCTAAATTACATTGACCATACAAACACTTCATCTTCAGTATACAACCATGCCATGGGAAATTTCCGGCCTTAA
- the LOC110791433 gene encoding protein METHYLENE BLUE SENSITIVITY 1, translating into MTGKAKPKKHTAKELAAKLDAATTNRGGGKAGVADRTGAVKGGHAKMECPLCKVTAPDVKSMKIHHEAKHPKIPFDENKISNLHASTPAAAPSTSVADPNKPKPGIRGSLKK; encoded by the coding sequence ATGACAGGAAAGGCGAAGCCAAAGAAGCACACCGCCAAGGAACTCGCGGCGAAACTCGACGCCGCAACCACCAATCGCGGCGGAGGTAAAGCCGGTGTTGCTGATCGTACAGGCGCCGTAAAGGGAGGTCATGCGAAGATGGAATGCCCTCTTTGCAAAGTCACCGCCCCAGATGTGAAATCGATGAAAATTCATCATGAAGCTAAACACCCTAAAATCCCTTTTGATGAGAACAAGATCAGCAATCTCCATGCTTCAACACCTGCAGCAGCACCATCTACATCTGTCGCTGATCCAAATAAGCCGAAACCTGGAATTCGTGGAAGTTTGAAGAAGTAG
- the LOC110791434 gene encoding tyrosine-protein phosphatase DSP5 isoform X2, whose translation MAYFQYRMSVILWEKQQKKEKKKKEEEGGKHGGERKEEDDVLIPPTNFSMVEDGLYRSGFPDSSNFGFLETLNLKSIIYLCTEPYPEEHLKFLESHNIRLFQFGIEGTKETIPEDVIYEALRILIDVRNYPILIHCKRGKHRTGCLVGCLRKLQNWCLASVYEEYQRFAGAKARANDMKFMERYDVLRIRQSLYSLIYQYHGYGSNKRRLLDREDNLAKPRIKSS comes from the exons AATGAGCGTGATATTGTGGGAAAAGCAGCAGAAaaaggagaagaaaaagaaggaagaagaaggcGGCAAacatggaggagagagaaaggaggaaGACGATGTTCTAATTCCTCCTACCAATTTTTCAATGGTGGAAGATGGGCTTTACAGATCTGGGTTTCCTGATTCTTCCAATTTCGGCTTTCTCGAAACCCTAAATCTCAAGTCTATCAT ATATTTGTGCACTGAGCCATACCCAGAAGAGCATTTGAAGTTtcttgaatcacataatattcGATTGTTCCAATTTGGAATTGAGGGGACTAAG GAGACAATCCCtgaggatgtcatctatgaagcTCTTAGGATTTTGATAG ATGTAAGAAACTACCCAATTCTGATTCACTGCAAACGTGGAAAG CATCGAACCGGTTGCCTCGTTGGTTGTCTTAGGAAGTTGCAGAACTGGTGTTTGGCATCAGTTTACGAGGAATACCAGCGTTTCGCAGGTGCTAAAGCTAGGGCAAATGACATGAAGTTTATGGAGAGATACGATGTTTTGCGCATTAGACAGTCTCTTTACAGTCTCATCTACCAATACCATGGTTATGGTTCGAACAAGAGGCGGTTGCTCGACAGAGAAGACAACTTGGCGAAACCCCGGATCAAATCAAGCTAA
- the LOC110791434 gene encoding tyrosine-protein phosphatase DSP5 isoform X1, translating to MAYFQYRRMSVILWEKQQKKEKKKKEEEGGKHGGERKEEDDVLIPPTNFSMVEDGLYRSGFPDSSNFGFLETLNLKSIIYLCTEPYPEEHLKFLESHNIRLFQFGIEGTKETIPEDVIYEALRILIDVRNYPILIHCKRGKHRTGCLVGCLRKLQNWCLASVYEEYQRFAGAKARANDMKFMERYDVLRIRQSLYSLIYQYHGYGSNKRRLLDREDNLAKPRIKSS from the exons AAGAATGAGCGTGATATTGTGGGAAAAGCAGCAGAAaaaggagaagaaaaagaaggaagaagaaggcGGCAAacatggaggagagagaaaggaggaaGACGATGTTCTAATTCCTCCTACCAATTTTTCAATGGTGGAAGATGGGCTTTACAGATCTGGGTTTCCTGATTCTTCCAATTTCGGCTTTCTCGAAACCCTAAATCTCAAGTCTATCAT ATATTTGTGCACTGAGCCATACCCAGAAGAGCATTTGAAGTTtcttgaatcacataatattcGATTGTTCCAATTTGGAATTGAGGGGACTAAG GAGACAATCCCtgaggatgtcatctatgaagcTCTTAGGATTTTGATAG ATGTAAGAAACTACCCAATTCTGATTCACTGCAAACGTGGAAAG CATCGAACCGGTTGCCTCGTTGGTTGTCTTAGGAAGTTGCAGAACTGGTGTTTGGCATCAGTTTACGAGGAATACCAGCGTTTCGCAGGTGCTAAAGCTAGGGCAAATGACATGAAGTTTATGGAGAGATACGATGTTTTGCGCATTAGACAGTCTCTTTACAGTCTCATCTACCAATACCATGGTTATGGTTCGAACAAGAGGCGGTTGCTCGACAGAGAAGACAACTTGGCGAAACCCCGGATCAAATCAAGCTAA